A stretch of the Massilia varians genome encodes the following:
- a CDS encoding DUF3297 family protein has protein sequence MNDTATLPPLPDRLSIDPSSPFHNRDVFQREIGIRFNDKDRHDVEEYCMSEGWIKVAAGRTLDRKGKPMLIKLKGKVEAYYK, from the coding sequence ATGAACGATACCGCTACCCTCCCCCCACTCCCGGACCGGCTCTCGATCGACCCGAGCAGCCCTTTTCATAACCGCGACGTTTTCCAGCGCGAGATCGGCATTCGCTTCAACGACAAGGATCGCCACGACGTCGAAGAGTATTGCATGAGCGAAGGCTGGATCAAGGTCGCCGCCGGCCGCACGCTCGACCGCAAGGGCAAGCCGATGCTGATCAAGCTGAAGGGCAAGGTCGAGGCTTATTACAAATAA